One genomic region from Thunnus maccoyii chromosome 16, fThuMac1.1, whole genome shotgun sequence encodes:
- the LOC121880684 gene encoding S100P-binding protein-like: MESDFTGKEVVGNAHAKRNMDKKAPSKNTVFSRLNTDKCEHLKPLSVYSRMITCDQKSSLHHVRKFPDPFINFKIEVVNNCAKKRKLDDSSPEYSCETPAKRSYSPNTLSPDLGCFMEYCSPLARQESVSPLAISESALLDKTQSIRSETKETVSSRLNSEHVECGSTTEPGGDEGTLPHTLKYEGILLNLGPAFDFDVDDIMCLSPLGTSSAGGFSDRSESGKNPSSNTFQNEPLSIPSVAEGQELSRGDGDVMEGREELKKDVHLNVQDEEEDKGYFSMSYLKDCKRVNPQLSPATSSPMLRIGEVKVAEDDCHPESSAESGCHTQAVLHGPRVSFTVSDLCPTVSGLPSEPVISPVEALEGDVEEAWTIGPPMFESSVCHNVTVKLDAGSEQSRQVSEEVQGGVIEPLHKCQTTLSGEETTLDTSYETTLPLQVQVKSVVVAPNQLTSSSKPVASALPDQNTKPAKPSPNKNRVSQTAKCSARSLRPVIFKREADWEHEKSLYVSSVTRHMNERSSAAPDVMTELLKLMTDVADQTAGAMGKQWQHPSDLTRRNYQRRFGNMVPKMSLHEWQAKNCTAHKRFAKVPKIFERSPFP, encoded by the exons ATGGAGAGTGACTTCACTGGGAAGGAGGTTGTGGGCAATGCACATGCAAAAAGAA ACATGGATAAAAAAGCACCCTCGAAGAACACTGTTTTTAGTAGGCTCAATACAGATAAATGCGAGCACTTGAAACCTCTCTCTGTATATTCAAGGATGATCACTTGTGATCAAAAGTCCAGTCTGCATCATGTGAGGAAGTTTCCTGATCCATTTATTAACTTTAAAATTGAGGTAGTGAACAATTGTGCGAAAAAACGGAAATTAGATGATTCCAGTCCAGAATATAGCTGTGAGACTCCAGCAAAGAGGTCTTACAGTCCAAACACTCTGTCCCCAGACCTTGGATGTTTCATGGAATACTGCAGCCCTCTTGCAAGACAGGAATCAGTGTCCCCTTTAGCCATCTCTGAGTCTGCATTGTTAGATAAAACACAATCAATCAGGagtgaaacaaaagaaactGTGAGTTCTCGGCTAAACTCAGAGCATGTGGAATGTGGGTCCACAACAGAGCCAGGGGGTGATGAGGGGACTTTACCACACACTTTAAAGTATGAGGGGATCCTCTTAAATCTCGGACCTGCCTTTGACTTTGATGTCGATGACATCATGTGTCTCAGTCCCTTAGGCACTTCCTCTGCTGGAGGATTTTCTGACCGTTCAGAGAGCGGCAAAAATCCAAGTAGCAACACTTTCCAAAATGAGCCACTCTCAATCCCCTCTGTGGCTGAGGGACAAGAGTTGAGTAGAGGAGATGGGGACGTGATGGAGGGACGAGAGgagttaaaaaaagatgttcaTCTGAATGTGcaagatgaggaagaggataAGGGTTATTTCTCAATGTCCTACTTAAAGGACTGTAAAAGAGTAAACCCCCAGCTGTCACCAGCTACCTCTAGCCCCATGCTAAGGATAGGTGAGGTCAAGGTGGCAGAGGATGACTGTCATCCTGAAAGTTCAGCTGAGTCTGGTTGTCACACACAAGCTGTGCTGCATGGCCCGCGCGTTTCTTTCACAGTGAGCGATTTGTGTCCCACTGTGAGTGGGCTGCCGTCGGAGCCAGTGATTTCTCCTGTAGAGGCTTTGGAAGGGGACGTTGAAGAGGCATGGACTATCGGTCCGCCCATGTTTGAATCATCTGTGTGCCAcaatgtcacagtgaagttggaTGCTGGTAGTGAGCAGAGTAGACAGGTGTCGGAGGAGGTGCAGGGAGGTGTGATAGAGCCTCTCCATAAGTGCCAGACCACACTGAGTGGAGAGGAAACCACTCTGGACACCAGTTACGAAACTACATTACCACTCCAAGTACAG GTGAAATCAGTCGTGGTGGCTCCCAATCAGCTCACCTCCAGCAGTAAACCAGTTGCATCTGCTCTGCCAGACCAGAACACAAAGCCTGCCAAGCCAAGcccaaataaaaacagagtttccCAGACTGCCAAATGTAGTGCCAGGAGTCTAAG GCCTGTGATCTTCAAAAGAGAGGCGGACTGGGAGCATGAAAAAAGTCTGTATGTCTCTTCAGTCACCAGACACATGAATGAGAGGTCAAGTGCAGCTCCAG ATGTCATGACTGAGCTGCTGAAGCTGATGACAGATGTGGCTGACCAGACAGCAGGCGCTATGGGCAAACAGTGGCAGCATCCCTCTGACCTCACACGCAG GAACTACCAAAGACGGTTTGGAAACATGGTGCCAAAAATGTCCCTCCATGAATGGCAGGCCAAGAACTGCACAGCACACAAGCGCTTTGCCAAAGTCCCAAAGATTTTTGAAAGGAGTCCATTTCCCTAA